CCCCAGCAGCGACGCTGCCGAGGCCTTCTGGATGCCGGTCAGCGAGGTGCTGGCCCACCCCGAGTACTTCTTCGAGGACCACTACAACATCATCGAGCACTTCCTGCTGCGCCGCTGAAGCCCTCCCACAAAGGAGCAAACCGCATGAACGAGTCGAACATCCTGATCGACACCGACAGCTATAAGGCCAGCCACTTCCTGCAGTACCCCCCAGGCCTCGAGCGGCTGCACGCCTACCTCGAGTCACGCGGCGGACAGTACCCGTACGTGCGGTTTTTCGGCCTGCAGTACATCCTGCAGCGTTACCTGAGCACGCCGGTCACCCTGGAGATGGTCGAAGAGGCACGCGAGCTGTTCGCTGCCCACGGGGAACCGTTCCCCTACGAGGGCTGGAAGCTGATCGCCACCGAGCTCCAGGGACGCATTCCGCTCGAGATCCGCGCGGTGCCCGAGGGCAGCGTGGTGCCCAACCACAACGTGCTGATGACCGTGACCAACACGGACCCGCGCGTGCCCTGGGTGGTGAGCTGGTTCGAGACCCAGCTGCTGCGGGTGTGGTACCCCAGCACCGTGGCGACCCAGAGCTACCAGATCAAATGCGTGCTGCGCGCCGCCCTCGAGCAGAGCTGCGAGCATCCCGAGGCCGAACTGCCCTTCAAGCTGCACGACTTCGGCTCGCGCGGGGTGTCCTCGAGGGAGTCGGCGGGCATCGGGGGCCTGGCACACCTCACCAACTTCCAGGGCTCGGATACGGTAGAAGCGCTGCGCTGCGGACGCAACTACTACGCGGCCGAAATGGCCGCGTTCTCGATCCCGGCCGCCGAACACTCGACCATCACCGCCTGGGGCAAGGAGCACGAGGTCGACGCCTACCGCCACATGATCACGACCTTCAGCCAGCCCGGGGCACTCGTGTCGGTCGTGGCCGATTCGTACGATCTCAAGCACGCCATCACCGAGCTGTTCGGCAGCGAGCTGCGCCAGCAGATC
The nucleotide sequence above comes from Deinobacterium chartae. Encoded proteins:
- a CDS encoding nicotinate phosphoribosyltransferase gives rise to the protein MNESNILIDTDSYKASHFLQYPPGLERLHAYLESRGGQYPYVRFFGLQYILQRYLSTPVTLEMVEEARELFAAHGEPFPYEGWKLIATELQGRIPLEIRAVPEGSVVPNHNVLMTVTNTDPRVPWVVSWFETQLLRVWYPSTVATQSYQIKCVLRAALEQSCEHPEAELPFKLHDFGSRGVSSRESAGIGGLAHLTNFQGSDTVEALRCGRNYYAAEMAAFSIPAAEHSTITAWGKEHEVDAYRHMITTFSQPGALVSVVADSYDLKHAITELFGSELRQQIIDSGATVVVRPDSGDPPAVVRMAVNALASRFGTTTNAKGYRVLRHVRVIQGDGVREDTIRQILDAVMNDGFSAENVTFGMGGALLQMINRDTQRFAYKTSAAIVNGQYRPVYKDPLTDPGKRSKDGVLDLVLENGRYRTVAGTEFGVSQPGSVLRTVFRDGELLVRDTLEQIRARG